The nucleotide sequence AGGAGGAGGTCCTAAAGGATTCTACATGAGGTGGATTAGGATAaatagaagggggaaaaaacttgCAGTGAGATTATTTACTTACTTCAGAATGGAGAGACTCCTTATGGTAGGAGGTTTCCTCCTTCTGAAAGACAAGGGAAGTGTGCAGAATGAAAGCCCCAAGGATCCCAGCTATATAGTGTGCTCATGTGAGGAACCAGGCACCTGCAATTCACACAGTACAGAAGACTAAGTTAAAAAGTGGCTGCAGAATGATTCTGCTTAGCTGGCTCTAGGACAGGgtcttcctgctgcagagacTTCTTTTGGCTGTAAGGGCATTATGGACTGCAAGCAGCTTCCTAGCTCTGCAGATAGATTTTGCtaggtgcagaggcagcataGCCTTGTGCACAGTGTAGTGCTGTGGAGCATAAAATCTCTGGTCCCATCAAACAACTGGCAATGCTACACTGCTCTTGTTACCTCCCTTGTCTCACTTATCCTATACATAGGCAAGCCTAAGGATACTGTAAACCACTTTGCAGCCCTAGAACAACCTGTAAATGTTTATTGGAACATTTCTTTCTAttctcatggcaaagaactgaGAAAGCAAAGATTGCTTAGCACTGAAACCCCGAATATTCACCCTCTAGAAAGGCAAATGCTCTCCTGCTATCTTGCCAGGGGTGGTTGCCATAGCCAGCAGTTTTCAGGCTTTTTATATTCACAGGCCTCTGTGCTTCTCTTGTTCCTCCAACCCCAAGGGAGTGCATTTTGAAAGTGGGCTTGCTTTTCTGATGCCCCCTTCATGAACCTTTTAAACAAGGTCCACAGGCCTCTGTGCCACTGGGGATCCAGCACAGAACAATGTTTCCCATCTTTGTCCAGTCCCTGACGCCAGGTTACAATAGGCAAATCATGCTGCAGGACCTTGAGCAGCTTAGGCTTAAAGAAAGGAAGGATGTTCACAATACACATCTGAGGCACCAAGGAGCTTCACACCTCCTAGATGGAAAATCCAGACCTTGactcccctcagcagcttccctctATCCTCCTTTAATGGAAAATGACCTCTAAATAGCAACCTAGGATGGATGGCTTCCATTTTTTCAGATCCTGGCTTTTCATGTGAAAGATATCCTGGAATGTTGCAGATCctctgaatcccagcatggggtcAACACATTAATCCTGcagttcaaaaagggattgaacctggcacttgaagccatggtttagtagtcatgaggtcttggatgacaggttggacttgatgatctttgaggtcttgcccaaccttattgattctgtgattactacTCTGAGCAGTAAGTTACTAAACCTGAAGGGAATTTGAGTCCCCAGGGTTAGAAGGTACTTTTTGTGTCTTCACAGAGGTAGTAGGAACATCACCTTTGACCTCAACCTTTGAGATATTTCATTCCTCTCAGGGAACAAGAAAAACATTTAGGAgttttttcctgtttgaaaGTAATAGTGGAATATGGTAATTAAATGtatatagaaccacagaattgttttggttggaaaagacctctaagatcattgagtccagccatcgacctaagaccaccatggctattaatccacttcccaaagtgccatgtccacacatctattgaacatctccaggcacagtgacttcaccacctccatgggcaacctgttccaatgcctgaccactctttatgTAAACAAacttctcctaatatccaaactaaacctcccctggcacaatataaagacatttcctcttgttctatcacctgatactaaagaagagaccaagccccacctcactccaacctcctttcaggtagttgtagcgagcaatgaggtttcccctcagcctccttttctccagactaaacaatcccattttcCTCAGACATTCTTCATCAGCCTtgctctctagacccttcaccaactttgttgcccttctctggactcaatccagcacctcaatgcccttcttgcagcgaggggcccaaaactgaatacaCTATGTGaggtgtgtcctcaccagtgccaagtacagggtcataaccacttccctgctcctgctggtcacactattgctgatgcaggccaggatgctgttgctgtatgtgtgcatgtgagagtgtgagagagagagtgaatatgagagagagagtgagtgtcagagagagagagtgtgAGAGAGTGTGAGAGAGTGAGAGAGTGTGAGAGTGTGTGAGAGTGTGTGAGAGTGAGTGTGAGTGTGAGAGAGTGTGAGCGAGAGTGTGAGAGAGAGTgtgagagagtgagagagagtgAGTGTGAGAGAGTGTGAGAGAGTGTGAgagtgaaagagagagagagtgtgagagagagagaatgtgaGAGTGTGAGAGAGAGTCAGAGAGAGTGTGAGTGTGAGAGAGTGAGTGCGAGAGAGTGAGTGTGAGAGTGTGTGAGAGAGTGTCAGAGAGAGAGTGTGAGAGAGTGTGAGAGAGTGtgtcagagagagagtgagagagtgTGAGAGAGTGTGAGAGAGTGAGTGTGAGAGAGTGAGTGTGACAGTGTGAGAGAGTGTGAGAGAGAGTGTGAGAGTGTGAGAGTGTGAGAGTGAGTGTGAGCGAGAGTGTGAGCGAGAGAGAGTGTGAGCGAGTGTGTGAGcaagtgtgtgagtgtgtgtgtacataAGTGAATGTGTGagagtgagtgtgtgtgtgtacacgagtgtgtgtgtgagtgtgtgtgtacatGGGTGTGTGTGAAAGTGCGAGAGTGTGTGTGAAAGAGTGTGCACCTGAGTGTGTGCGAGTGGTGTGTACGTGAGTGGTGGGTGTGTGTGCGTGGATGTGTACGTGTGTGCAGACAGCAACTGTTTCACATagctcagcaaagcagaaacccccagctggctggatGCCATCCCTGAAACGCTGGTCCAGGCTGAGCACGTCTCACTGGTTTTACTCAACACAAATCCTAACCCAGCCTTTTCTGTTTCTGGACAGCGGCCATGGAGAGAAACGGTGCTGCCTTTCCCCAGACACCAGACCCCACACACCACTTCCACATTTCCCTGCTGGATCAGAGGCAGAGGCTGCGTGGGCAGATCGCTCACCTTCACAAGGCAGCTCGGAAACTCAGCAAGCTCCGCAGGAGGTCCCTGATCGCCAACGTGAGCGGCAGCACGCTGACGGCCGCGGGAGCGCTCACCGCCATCGTGGGGCTGTCCCTCAGCCCGGCCACCCTGGGAGCCTCTCTCCTGGCGTCGGCTGTGGGTCTGGGTCTGGCTGCTGCCGGCGGGGCTGTCAGCATCACCTCCGACCTCTCCTCGGTGCTCTGCAACTCCCGAGAGGTGAGGAAGGTGCAGGAAATCGCCACGACTTGTCGGAAACAGATGAGGGAAATCCTTGGCTGCCTGGAGTTCCTTCGCCGggggcagg is from Dryobates pubescens isolate bDryPub1 chromosome 15, bDryPub1.pri, whole genome shotgun sequence and encodes:
- the APOLD1 gene encoding apolipoprotein L domain-containing protein 1; this encodes MERNGAAFPQTPDPTHHFHISLLDQRQRLRGQIAHLHKAARKLSKLRRRSLIANVSGSTLTAAGALTAIVGLSLSPATLGASLLASAVGLGLAAAGGAVSITSDLSSVLCNSREVRKVQEIATTCRKQMREILGCLEFLRRGQGPGDPRLRQSEKRASISLYNSVCFMVFCGSHTFLVPEYTKEVTKVSQAVLKAKIQKLAANLETCTRAMDEVCELLESRTELSQCMRRLNLGSVTTAEIPRSSS